A single genomic interval of Chryseobacterium paludis harbors:
- a CDS encoding efflux RND transporter periplasmic adaptor subunit, translating into MTIKSKRLRSGMPTMLILTTASVILYSCSGKKEPSENTNSYITKGDTIALQKNSPITSKLKLYTVKEEEYSPNLITVGTVKAIPNTYAEIASPFAGRILRSYVKLGQKVIPGSPLFSISSIDYFAAQKDYRDAQQEYHQSELNLKRQQDLLKHGVGIQRETEEAATEYQIKKTALSNASAALEIFKNTGKMSANTPLVVVSPIKGEVVTNNIVIGQYLKEDAPPIAVVAELSKVWIAGQVKEKDIRFLQNLTGVEVNISALPDQKITGKIYHINEIVNEETRSVEVLVECDNNERLLKPGMFVNVKFTNTSEKKIFVPAKAVLQFNDKNYVLVQTSKNEYVKKYVVTGITENDKIQITNGLNSGETIISDGAFYLLDAK; encoded by the coding sequence ATGACGATCAAATCAAAACGATTGAGGAGCGGTATGCCAACAATGCTCATACTTACTACAGCCTCAGTGATCCTTTACTCCTGCAGTGGTAAAAAAGAACCGTCTGAAAATACGAATTCTTATATTACCAAAGGAGACACTATTGCTCTGCAAAAAAACTCTCCAATTACTTCTAAACTGAAATTATATACGGTAAAGGAAGAAGAATATAGTCCCAATCTTATCACGGTCGGAACAGTTAAGGCCATTCCCAATACCTATGCTGAAATAGCTTCCCCATTTGCGGGAAGGATCTTAAGATCCTACGTTAAACTGGGACAAAAGGTGATACCTGGATCACCTTTGTTTTCAATAAGTTCTATAGATTATTTTGCAGCACAAAAAGACTATCGTGACGCTCAGCAGGAATATCACCAATCGGAGCTTAATCTTAAACGTCAACAGGATCTTTTAAAACATGGAGTAGGCATACAACGAGAAACTGAAGAAGCTGCTACTGAATATCAGATAAAAAAAACAGCACTTTCCAACGCTTCTGCAGCATTAGAGATTTTTAAAAACACTGGTAAAATGTCTGCCAACACACCATTAGTTGTCGTATCACCAATTAAAGGAGAAGTCGTAACCAATAATATTGTGATAGGGCAGTATTTAAAAGAAGATGCACCTCCGATTGCGGTAGTTGCTGAATTATCCAAAGTCTGGATTGCGGGGCAGGTGAAAGAAAAAGACATCCGTTTTCTTCAGAATCTTACTGGAGTGGAAGTAAATATCAGTGCCTTACCTGATCAAAAAATTACAGGAAAAATATACCATATCAATGAAATTGTAAATGAAGAAACACGAAGCGTAGAGGTTTTGGTGGAATGTGATAATAACGAGCGTCTTTTAAAACCCGGAATGTTTGTGAATGTAAAATTTACCAATACTTCAGAAAAGAAAATCTTTGTCCCTGCTAAAGCTGTCCTTCAGTTCAATGACAAAAATTATGTTCTGGTACAGACATCAAAAAATGAGTATGTAAAAAAATATGTAGTAACAGGGATCACAGAAAATGATAAGATTCAGATTACAAATGGATTAAACTCTGGAGAAACCATTATCAGTGATGGAGCTTTTTACTTATTAGATGCTAAATAA
- a CDS encoding efflux RND transporter permease subunit translates to MKNILNNIIAKRWLILALFTLLALFGYYSWKQLSIEAYPDIGDVTSQVVTQVPGLAAEEIEQQITIPIEQAINGLPGMHVMRSKSTFGLSMVTIVFNDGVDDYWARTRIKERLGDLELPYGVAPGLDPLTSPTGEIYRYIIESKTHDLRELTDLQNFVIIPKIKQVSGVTDVTNFGGITTQFQVELDPVKLEQYNISLKEVAEKLEANNANSGGSVMNRGDQSYVIRGIGLVKSLEDMGSVVVKSVNGTPVYMNDIGKIKYGNLERKGALGYSDQRGVNYSDNIEGIVLLLKGENPSVVLKGVNEAVDDLNKNILPKGIQIHVVLDRTNLVENTLHTVSKTLLEGMALVIIVLIVFLGSWRGALLVAITIPLSLLIAFILMHFTNIPANLLSLGAIDFGIIVDGAIVMLETILKKREDHPEDELEEKTITQKVKEVAKPIFFATIIIITAYLPLFAFERVEKKLFTPMAFTVGYALIGALAVALFLIPGLAFVIYRKPRKIYHNRWLEKLGAAYHRRVQRIMSHPKRIFIPLTVILLTTGGLTAIVGKDFLPPLDEGSIWLQVSLPPGITVEKSREMSDTLRARTLKHKEVTYVMVQAGRNDDGTDAWTPSHFEVSVGLKPYSEWKWGRNKAGLIKELEAEYATMPGYNIAFTQPMIDGVMDKISGAHSELVVKVYGNDFKETRRIAEEVMTALKKVKGAVDLAIDQEPPLPQLQIKVDREKIAQYGLNVSDVSDLIEVAIGGKAVSKVYQGIKVYDVITRYNETSRNTPEKIGSLMLTSESGAKIPLSQVADIQMNTGESMIAREMNKRHLTVRLNLRGIDLTSFLSKAENAIEKNVQYDHEKYNIKWGGQFENQNRAYGRLSVIVPLALSIMFILLYGAFQSFRQAGLLISIVPLALFGGMLALNLRGMTLNISSAVGFIALFGVAIQNGVIMISHINDLRKKGYDLRRAVIEGASHRFRPVLMTATVAILGLFPASLATGIGSDVQRPLATVIVYGLLFSTIITLFALPALYYLIENKWGKNFNAPKEN, encoded by the coding sequence ATGAAAAACATATTAAACAATATAATTGCTAAACGATGGCTAATTCTGGCATTGTTTACACTACTCGCTCTTTTTGGATACTACTCATGGAAACAACTCTCTATAGAAGCTTATCCAGATATTGGAGATGTTACATCACAGGTCGTAACACAGGTTCCGGGCTTAGCAGCTGAAGAAATTGAACAACAGATTACTATTCCTATTGAGCAGGCTATCAATGGACTTCCCGGAATGCACGTGATGCGGAGTAAAAGTACTTTTGGATTATCCATGGTCACTATTGTATTTAACGATGGGGTAGATGACTACTGGGCAAGAACAAGAATTAAAGAAAGACTGGGTGATCTGGAACTTCCTTATGGAGTAGCTCCCGGACTAGATCCTTTAACATCGCCTACAGGAGAGATATACCGATATATTATTGAAAGTAAAACCCATGATCTCCGCGAGCTTACTGATCTGCAGAATTTTGTGATCATTCCTAAAATAAAGCAGGTTTCAGGAGTCACTGATGTAACTAATTTTGGTGGAATTACCACTCAGTTTCAGGTAGAACTGGATCCTGTAAAATTGGAACAGTACAATATTTCCCTTAAAGAAGTCGCAGAGAAACTGGAAGCTAACAATGCTAATTCCGGCGGAAGTGTAATGAACAGGGGAGACCAGTCTTATGTTATTCGTGGTATAGGCTTGGTAAAGTCTTTAGAAGATATGGGCAGCGTAGTTGTAAAATCAGTCAATGGAACACCTGTTTATATGAATGATATTGGTAAAATAAAATACGGAAATCTTGAACGAAAAGGAGCACTAGGTTATTCTGATCAACGCGGTGTTAATTATTCTGATAACATTGAAGGTATTGTTTTATTACTGAAAGGTGAAAACCCATCCGTTGTATTGAAGGGAGTGAATGAAGCTGTTGATGATTTAAATAAAAACATTCTTCCAAAGGGTATCCAAATTCACGTTGTATTAGACCGTACAAATCTTGTTGAAAACACTTTACATACTGTTTCTAAAACTTTACTTGAAGGAATGGCATTGGTTATCATTGTATTGATTGTATTCCTGGGAAGCTGGCGTGGTGCATTACTTGTTGCCATTACAATACCATTATCTCTGCTCATTGCATTTATATTAATGCATTTTACCAATATTCCAGCTAATCTTTTATCGCTTGGAGCTATAGACTTCGGAATTATTGTAGATGGTGCTATTGTCATGCTGGAAACTATTTTAAAGAAAAGGGAAGATCACCCTGAGGACGAGCTGGAAGAGAAAACAATTACCCAGAAAGTAAAAGAGGTAGCCAAACCTATATTTTTCGCTACTATCATTATAATCACTGCTTATTTACCATTGTTTGCTTTTGAAAGGGTTGAAAAAAAGCTATTCACCCCAATGGCATTTACAGTAGGATATGCATTAATCGGAGCATTAGCTGTGGCATTATTTCTGATTCCTGGATTGGCTTTTGTGATCTATAGAAAGCCCCGTAAAATTTACCATAACCGCTGGTTAGAAAAGTTAGGAGCAGCCTATCATCGCAGGGTTCAGAGGATCATGAGCCATCCTAAAAGGATATTTATCCCTTTAACAGTTATCCTGTTAACTACAGGAGGATTAACTGCAATCGTTGGAAAGGACTTTTTACCTCCATTGGATGAAGGGTCAATTTGGTTACAGGTTTCATTACCACCAGGCATTACCGTTGAAAAATCGAGGGAAATGAGCGATACCCTTCGTGCACGAACCCTTAAACATAAAGAAGTAACCTATGTCATGGTACAGGCGGGTAGGAATGATGATGGAACGGATGCATGGACACCCTCACATTTTGAAGTCAGTGTAGGATTAAAACCTTATAGTGAATGGAAATGGGGTAGAAATAAAGCCGGCCTGATCAAAGAACTTGAAGCTGAATATGCAACAATGCCCGGCTATAATATTGCTTTCACCCAACCCATGATCGATGGTGTCATGGACAAAATCTCAGGAGCACACAGTGAACTGGTTGTTAAGGTGTATGGAAATGATTTCAAAGAAACCAGGCGGATCGCTGAAGAGGTGATGACGGCTTTGAAAAAGGTAAAAGGCGCAGTAGATCTTGCGATAGATCAGGAACCACCATTACCGCAGTTACAGATTAAAGTGGATCGTGAAAAGATTGCTCAATATGGACTAAATGTCTCCGATGTTTCAGACCTTATAGAAGTAGCTATTGGTGGAAAAGCAGTTTCAAAAGTCTATCAGGGAATTAAAGTCTATGACGTTATCACCCGTTACAATGAAACAAGCCGGAATACGCCTGAAAAAATTGGCAGCCTTATGCTAACAAGTGAGTCTGGAGCGAAAATCCCCCTTTCCCAGGTGGCAGATATACAAATGAATACCGGGGAAAGTATGATCGCCCGTGAGATGAATAAACGTCATCTGACAGTACGTCTCAACCTTCGTGGGATTGATCTGACTTCCTTTTTATCTAAAGCTGAAAATGCCATTGAAAAAAATGTACAGTATGATCATGAAAAATACAATATTAAGTGGGGTGGACAGTTTGAAAATCAGAATCGTGCCTACGGTAGGCTTTCGGTGATTGTTCCTTTGGCACTTTCTATCATGTTCATATTGCTTTATGGAGCCTTTCAATCATTTCGTCAGGCGGGACTTTTAATAAGTATTGTTCCGTTAGCCCTTTTTGGAGGAATGCTGGCCCTTAATCTCCGCGGAATGACCCTGAATATTTCATCTGCAGTAGGTTTTATCGCATTATTTGGGGTCGCTATCCAAAATGGGGTGATCATGATTTCACATATTAACGATTTGAGAAAAAAAGGGTATGATCTCAGAAGAGCTGTTATTGAAGGAGCTTCACACCGCTTCCGTCCTGTTTTAATGACGGCTACTGTTGCCATACTTGGATTATTTCCAGCCTCACTGGCAACAGGTATCGGATCTGATGTACAAAGACCTTTAGCTACGGTCATCGTTTACGGTCTCTTATTTTCTACCATCATTACCTTATTTGCACTTCCAGCTCTTTATTATCTGATAGAGAACAAATGGGGGAAAAATTTTAACGCTCCAAAAGAAAATTAA
- a CDS encoding TolC family protein, producing the protein MIIKNKHIKLFLSSIILSVSCSINAQKVDTAFAKKMIDYTTFINLVGKNNLAYSAEKFNINIADAAIQTARIFPDPQLGFGWFDNGQRRMKMGYGFNSEVSWTLEMGGKRKARIEVARNQAQLSRLLFDDYFRNLRADATLAYLSALQNRIVLDVEADSYMQMKKLAESDSIRFKLGVITQVDARQSKLEAGTMLNDVFSAEAEWKTSLANLSLLSGKTKNDSLWYPQGDFSGFGRQFSLQDLIIEAQNSRADLKAALQSKNVSQSVLKQAKADRAMDLGLSFGVNNASYVRNTIAPTPAMTTVNAGISIPLKFSNNRSGDLRAAQYGTLQADAVYKQTELQIQIEVTQAYYTYIAAQKKVNQFKSGLLKEAQAILDGKMYSYKRGQSSLLEVLNAQRTYNDVQHDYYGTLHDYAVALVELERAAGIWDINL; encoded by the coding sequence ATGATTATCAAAAACAAACATATCAAGCTCTTTTTGAGCAGTATCATCCTAAGTGTGTCATGTTCTATCAATGCTCAGAAAGTAGACACTGCATTTGCTAAAAAGATGATTGATTATACTACTTTCATTAATCTTGTAGGAAAGAACAATCTGGCTTATTCAGCAGAGAAATTTAATATTAACATCGCTGATGCAGCCATACAAACAGCCAGAATATTTCCGGATCCCCAACTTGGATTTGGATGGTTTGATAACGGACAGCGAAGAATGAAAATGGGTTATGGTTTTAATTCTGAAGTAAGCTGGACCCTAGAGATGGGTGGGAAGAGAAAAGCACGAATAGAAGTTGCCCGTAATCAGGCACAGCTTAGCCGTCTTCTCTTTGATGATTATTTCCGTAACCTTCGTGCTGATGCAACATTAGCTTATTTATCAGCTCTTCAAAATCGAATTGTACTGGATGTGGAAGCTGATTCTTATATGCAGATGAAGAAACTCGCAGAATCTGACAGTATCAGATTTAAATTAGGGGTTATCACTCAGGTAGATGCCCGGCAATCTAAACTGGAAGCGGGTACGATGTTAAATGATGTTTTTTCAGCAGAAGCAGAATGGAAAACTTCATTAGCAAATCTCTCGCTCTTGTCGGGGAAAACAAAAAACGATTCATTATGGTACCCTCAAGGTGACTTTTCCGGTTTTGGGCGTCAGTTTTCTTTACAGGATCTGATTATTGAAGCACAGAACAGCAGAGCCGACTTAAAAGCAGCATTACAAAGTAAAAATGTCTCCCAGAGTGTATTGAAGCAAGCTAAAGCAGATAGGGCAATGGATCTTGGATTATCGTTCGGTGTCAACAATGCTTCTTATGTAAGAAATACGATTGCTCCTACTCCTGCAATGACCACAGTGAATGCAGGAATAAGTATTCCTCTTAAATTTTCCAACAACCGATCAGGAGATTTGCGTGCCGCACAATATGGCACCTTACAGGCTGATGCTGTTTACAAACAAACAGAGCTTCAGATCCAAATCGAAGTTACCCAGGCTTATTATACCTATATCGCTGCTCAAAAAAAGGTAAATCAGTTTAAATCAGGTTTATTAAAGGAAGCTCAGGCAATCCTTGATGGAAAAATGTACAGTTATAAGAGAGGACAGTCTTCTTTACTGGAAGTACTGAATGCTCAGCGTACCTATAACGATGTTCAACATGATTACTATGGAACTCTTCACGATTATGCTGTTGCTTTGGTAGAACTGGAAAGGGCTGCCGGAATATGGGATATTAATCTGTAA
- a CDS encoding porin family protein, with translation MKKILIILIIILGQQFSYAQTIFENNSSSEIDTFELNTNRIGWGVKAGLNYYNFYGKERDFIFADSDTKFKPGIYVGIFVNTKINRNIGLTHELIFNQRRVGVIYKDTDDHLYKSAINSSYIDIVPANINYQLSKFRLYAGPYVSVLVAANTKRKDQNGDLFRDKSIFGDAANDESKSYYLQKFDFGINLGVDYQLKDRWSVGFRYNHGFTDLFQNANSSANGNSKKDKIKIYNRGFMLSLAYDLASHHSSAE, from the coding sequence ATGAAAAAAATATTAATTATACTTATTATCATATTGGGGCAACAGTTTTCGTATGCCCAAACCATATTTGAAAATAACAGTTCTTCAGAAATTGATACTTTTGAGCTGAATACAAATCGTATAGGCTGGGGAGTGAAAGCCGGACTTAATTACTATAATTTCTATGGTAAAGAAAGAGACTTTATTTTTGCAGATTCAGATACGAAATTCAAACCGGGTATTTATGTGGGAATCTTCGTTAATACAAAGATCAACAGAAATATTGGGCTTACTCATGAACTGATTTTTAATCAAAGAAGAGTAGGTGTCATTTATAAAGACACTGATGATCATCTCTATAAATCGGCCATTAATAGCTCTTATATTGATATTGTTCCTGCCAATATCAATTATCAACTCTCAAAGTTCCGGCTCTATGCTGGACCTTATGTAAGTGTTTTAGTAGCTGCCAACACAAAACGGAAAGACCAAAATGGGGATCTTTTCCGGGATAAGAGTATTTTTGGAGATGCTGCTAATGATGAAAGTAAAAGCTATTATCTTCAAAAGTTTGATTTCGGAATAAACCTTGGTGTAGATTATCAACTAAAAGACAGATGGTCTGTTGGGTTCAGATATAATCACGGTTTTACAGATCTCTTTCAGAATGCCAACAGTTCTGCCAATGGAAATTCTAAAAAAGATAAGATTAAAATATATAACCGGGGGTTTATGCTTTCATTGGCCTATGACCTGGCATCACATCATTCTTCAGCTGAATAA
- a CDS encoding carbon-nitrogen hydrolase family protein gives MKVTVCELSDNKQQFQNDWKDLKLYLETTFSDLLLLPEMPFYKWLSASNVTSDELKQESVKEHQLWLKEIETLGVQYVVYSIPEIVEDRYLNTAYVFEKGKGHHRLHTKAYFPEETHFWEETWFDREEPATFEAFDLGNFKIGILLCTELWFTEKARHYGKQGIDILFCPRATGKTSVEQWINCGKIVAIISGAYCLSSNRSGLGENNFEWGGTGWIAEPMNGNLLGRSSAEDKFITHEIDLEKSKEAKQEYPLYVKSDF, from the coding sequence ATGAAAGTTACCGTTTGCGAGCTTAGCGATAATAAGCAACAATTTCAAAATGACTGGAAAGATCTAAAGCTTTATCTTGAAACTACATTCTCTGACCTTCTACTATTACCTGAAATGCCTTTTTATAAATGGTTGTCAGCTAGCAATGTTACATCGGATGAATTAAAACAGGAAAGTGTAAAGGAACATCAGTTATGGTTGAAAGAAATAGAAACTCTTGGAGTTCAATACGTAGTGTATTCTATACCGGAAATTGTGGAAGATAGATATCTGAACACCGCTTATGTATTCGAAAAAGGGAAAGGACACCACAGACTTCATACAAAAGCTTATTTTCCTGAAGAAACTCATTTTTGGGAGGAAACATGGTTTGACAGAGAAGAGCCCGCTACTTTTGAAGCATTTGATCTCGGAAATTTTAAAATAGGGATTCTCTTATGTACTGAACTTTGGTTTACAGAAAAAGCCCGTCATTATGGAAAACAGGGAATTGATATTCTGTTCTGTCCGAGAGCAACAGGGAAAACTTCTGTAGAACAGTGGATTAACTGTGGGAAAATTGTCGCTATTATTTCGGGAGCATATTGTTTAAGTTCCAACAGATCAGGATTGGGTGAGAATAACTTTGAATGGGGAGGTACAGGTTGGATCGCAGAACCGATGAACGGAAATCTATTAGGGAGATCTTCTGCTGAGGATAAATTTATAACCCATGAAATTGACTTAGAAAAATCTAAAGAAGCAAAACAGGAGTACCCATTATATGTGAAAAGTGATTTTTAA
- a CDS encoding NAD(P)H-dependent flavin oxidoreductase produces the protein MWNKKRITDFLGIEYPIWQGPFGGGLSTVELTSTVSNMGGLGGFGAYTLSPQEIYEKDQQIRSQTKNPYNLNLWVSDTDYRDHEDTERKYKETVETFRPYFDRLGIEIPTLPPSFESRFQNQLQAVLDIKPKVFSFMFGLLDPDIVEECHKRGILLAGNATTLDEAIALENIGVDFIVASGFESGGHRPSFLDKAEFSTTGTFVLIQLIKDKVKIPVVAAGGIADGKGIAAALTLGAEAVQIGTAFLACEESGALPDHREALFSEASKNTRLSRAYTGRLGRGITTEILKDLSEKSIAHLPFPLQTTFMSPLRKAALEQGKNEMVFFWGGQIAPILKYKNASVLMESLIEETSKIFS, from the coding sequence ATGTGGAATAAAAAAAGAATAACAGATTTCTTGGGCATTGAATACCCAATATGGCAAGGGCCTTTTGGTGGTGGCTTATCTACTGTTGAATTGACCTCTACGGTTAGTAATATGGGTGGATTGGGAGGATTTGGTGCATATACTCTTAGTCCACAGGAGATCTATGAGAAAGATCAACAGATCAGATCACAAACAAAAAATCCCTATAATCTTAATCTCTGGGTCTCTGATACGGATTATAGAGATCACGAGGATACTGAAAGAAAATATAAAGAAACGGTAGAGACGTTTAGACCTTATTTTGATCGTTTAGGAATAGAGATTCCTACTCTTCCACCCTCTTTTGAATCCAGGTTCCAGAATCAGCTGCAGGCAGTTCTGGATATCAAGCCCAAAGTTTTCAGTTTTATGTTTGGTTTACTGGATCCGGATATTGTAGAAGAATGTCATAAAAGGGGAATTTTACTCGCGGGGAATGCTACAACATTAGATGAAGCGATAGCTCTGGAGAATATTGGAGTGGATTTCATTGTTGCTTCAGGATTTGAAAGCGGAGGCCACAGACCTTCTTTTCTCGATAAAGCTGAATTTTCCACGACAGGAACTTTTGTTCTGATTCAGCTTATTAAAGATAAAGTGAAAATTCCTGTGGTTGCTGCAGGAGGAATAGCAGACGGAAAAGGTATTGCTGCTGCATTAACGTTAGGTGCTGAAGCAGTACAGATCGGAACAGCTTTTCTGGCATGTGAAGAATCTGGCGCGCTACCTGACCATAGAGAAGCTCTTTTTTCTGAAGCCTCTAAAAATACAAGGCTTTCAAGAGCTTACACGGGACGACTTGGTAGAGGAATTACTACTGAAATACTAAAAGATCTTTCTGAAAAGTCAATCGCCCACTTACCTTTTCCATTGCAGACTACTTTCATGTCACCATTGCGAAAAGCTGCCTTGGAACAAGGAAAGAATGAAATGGTATTTTTCTGGGGAGGTCAGATTGCTCCTATTTTAAAGTATAAAAATGCATCGGTTTTAATGGAGAGCCTGATTGAGGAAACGTCAAAAATATTCTCATGA
- a CDS encoding nuclear transport factor 2 family protein has protein sequence MKNSTEETAIRKALEQYYFKGIFEGNTKLLKEVFFKDALLFGDVKGVAYHKTAAQYIEGVGNRVSPEKAGVQFKPEIISIDVINSIAAVKLNVKMYNYNYYNFITFHKIDGKWLIVNKTLTDVE, from the coding sequence ATGAAAAATAGTACAGAAGAAACCGCTATAAGAAAGGCTCTTGAGCAATATTATTTTAAAGGTATTTTTGAGGGCAATACAAAACTTTTGAAAGAAGTATTTTTTAAGGATGCGCTTCTTTTTGGAGATGTAAAAGGTGTTGCTTATCATAAAACAGCAGCACAATACATAGAAGGTGTGGGTAACAGGGTAAGTCCTGAAAAAGCAGGGGTACAGTTTAAACCGGAAATTATTTCTATTGATGTGATCAACTCTATTGCTGCGGTAAAATTAAATGTAAAGATGTACAATTATAATTACTATAATTTTATTACTTTTCATAAAATCGATGGTAAATGGCTGATCGTCAATAAAACCCTTACGGATGTAGAATAG
- a CDS encoding SDR family NAD(P)-dependent oxidoreductase translates to MKKQTVIVTGASSGIGLEVARYFLEKGDNVVINSKTLSKLEQVFNELGGGDKLAMVAGDVADKSIGDLLVKTALERFGSVDVLVNNAGIYENKPFLEVTEEHFDKFLRTNLKGTFFTTQSVIPQMQKQKDGVIINIGSPLVYHAMAGSPSTAPISSKGAIHALTHQLAAEFGKDNIRVNTVAAGLIRTPMHDENIDKAAGLHLLNRIGEPEEVAHMVYSIACNKLITGAIINVDGGMGAGHYL, encoded by the coding sequence ATGAAAAAACAAACCGTTATTGTAACAGGAGCTTCATCAGGAATAGGATTGGAAGTAGCAAGATATTTTCTGGAAAAGGGAGATAACGTTGTAATCAATTCAAAAACACTTTCTAAATTAGAACAGGTTTTCAATGAATTGGGAGGTGGGGATAAGCTTGCCATGGTTGCTGGTGATGTTGCTGACAAATCTATTGGTGATTTATTGGTAAAAACCGCTCTTGAGCGATTTGGCTCTGTGGATGTGCTGGTTAATAATGCAGGAATTTACGAAAATAAACCATTTTTAGAAGTAACAGAAGAACATTTTGATAAGTTTTTAAGAACAAATCTTAAAGGAACTTTCTTTACCACGCAATCGGTTATTCCGCAGATGCAAAAGCAGAAAGATGGGGTAATCATTAATATTGGATCACCATTGGTCTATCATGCTATGGCAGGATCACCTTCTACAGCTCCAATATCCAGCAAAGGGGCGATCCATGCTTTAACGCATCAGCTTGCTGCTGAATTTGGAAAGGATAATATCAGAGTGAATACTGTTGCTGCAGGACTGATCAGGACACCAATGCATGATGAAAATATTGATAAAGCTGCGGGACTTCATCTGTTAAACCGTATTGGTGAACCGGAAGAGGTAGCACATATGGTGTATAGTATTGCTTGTAATAAGCTGATAACTGGAGCTATTATTAATGTGGATGGCGGTATGGGAGCCGGTCATTATCTGTAA
- a CDS encoding tautomerase family protein, translating into MPYIKIEVLRDGVTREQKQLLIKGVTELVTSVLNKDPHLTHVVIDEKEDDNWGYAGEQVSVLKEQGFSTEKK; encoded by the coding sequence ATGCCTTACATAAAAATAGAAGTTTTACGTGACGGAGTTACCAGAGAACAAAAACAACTTTTGATAAAAGGAGTAACAGAATTGGTAACATCAGTATTGAATAAAGATCCACACCTTACCCATGTAGTGATTGATGAAAAAGAAGATGATAACTGGGGATATGCAGGAGAACAGGTTTCTGTATTAAAAGAACAAGGATTTTCAACGGAAAAAAAGTAA
- a CDS encoding YceI family protein, with amino-acid sequence MNTQNFKINNEKSIVEWTGRKITGAHNGTIGIKEGTFSFKDNQLSSGTFIIDTRSIKILDIEDAETNAQFAGHLASDDFFNSDQYPESIFQIKHAEPGDDHLYYVTGDLTIKGITHPVDAVLKIATQENTATVQSKIVLDRTKYNMKFRSGNFFTDLGDTLIYNNFDLNINLVAEAAENNF; translated from the coding sequence ATGAATACACAAAATTTTAAAATAAACAATGAAAAAAGCATTGTAGAATGGACCGGAAGAAAAATAACCGGAGCACATAACGGAACTATTGGAATTAAAGAAGGGACATTCTCTTTTAAGGACAACCAACTCTCCTCTGGAACATTTATTATTGACACCCGTTCCATAAAAATTCTTGATATTGAAGATGCTGAAACCAATGCACAATTTGCAGGGCATTTAGCTTCCGATGATTTCTTTAATTCTGATCAGTATCCTGAATCAATATTTCAGATTAAGCATGCAGAACCAGGAGACGATCATCTGTATTATGTAACCGGTGACCTTACGATTAAAGGAATCACCCACCCTGTTGATGCAGTTTTGAAAATTGCGACTCAGGAAAACACAGCTACTGTTCAAAGCAAAATTGTTCTTGATAGAACCAAGTATAATATGAAATTTAGATCAGGGAATTTCTTTACCGATCTTGGGGATACCCTGATATACAACAATTTCGACCTTAATATTAATTTGGTTGCAGAAGCAGCTGAAAATAATTTTTAA
- a CDS encoding Crp/Fnr family transcriptional regulator, with the protein MTDPKEILQQHLSQFVSLNEEQLEYVFSHFTMITLKKGQMLLSEGTVIDQEYFVLDGCLKAFYVNDSMKMFILQFAMPNWWVSDYNALYSHQKATVNIDCITNATVLAISNANREKICGEIHEIEHFFRWRTNKGYVAVQKRLLSLMNNDVKFRYEELLSMYPQLYNLVPKHLIAAYLGVSRETLSRLYHA; encoded by the coding sequence ATGACCGATCCTAAAGAGATATTACAGCAGCATTTATCACAATTTGTCTCTCTGAACGAAGAGCAATTGGAATATGTGTTTTCCCATTTTACTATGATCACTTTAAAAAAAGGTCAAATGTTATTATCTGAAGGTACTGTCATAGATCAGGAATATTTTGTACTGGATGGCTGTCTGAAAGCTTTTTATGTAAATGATAGTATGAAAATGTTTATCCTTCAGTTTGCCATGCCTAATTGGTGGGTTTCGGATTATAATGCACTCTATAGTCATCAGAAGGCAACGGTAAATATTGATTGTATTACCAATGCAACGGTATTGGCCATATCCAATGCAAACAGGGAGAAAATATGTGGTGAGATTCATGAGATAGAGCATTTTTTCAGGTGGAGAACAAATAAAGGTTATGTTGCTGTACAGAAGCGACTTCTTTCACTGATGAATAATGACGTAAAATTCAGGTATGAAGAGCTTTTATCAATGTATCCGCAACTGTATAATCTGGTTCCTAAACATCTGATTGCTGCTTACCTTGGAGTTTCCAGAGAAACGCTCAGCAGATTATATCACGCTTAA